Below is a window of Humulus lupulus chromosome 2, drHumLupu1.1, whole genome shotgun sequence DNA.
tttcttgttgggcttcggctcacgggtgctatgtggtgcaggtaaaggcaaaagaaagttggaccatccttgagttggaaagcttgcgtgacgatgtatacatatgcagctgctcaaccaccacgaccaatggttgaaagaggaactatgattaaaccctattttgctgcttagatcggctggttgtaaatattttcttataataaacctttaaattatattttttggatcccaatgtatacggtaaacgttttagtgaaatgttatatcttaaccaaaaattttaatccctaaactgctaatcatacttagttactcgattatggctaaatgactcgattagcgagtttagcactgtttaaaatgcacaccgtaacggtccctggagtttagggcgttacaatttggtattagagcgagtcaaggtttatgggttcctgaagacaagctgggcatgtacactcatcactgaagatagttTTACTCAgtgaatggtaactatttatgtagttatgtgcttaactgcttaaataaaatataaatactttacctgcacattgtattaaggagcatgagattctgatagagcctagttcttgactatatgattaaatgctccatgaacatatatgaatgtgattatatgattacctgctccatgaatatatataaatgtaatattttcatgctagagttggaggcatgatatgtatgttggaagagcaggatTATGAATAATATATGAATGGCATGGGCATGTTCCTTAGCACTGCAgtgattgataaataagttaaCAGTTTGGCAATAAATATGATTTTACCTTTCTGGAAAATTGGTGATACATTGGAGAAGTCTAGATGCATGCTAGATTCTAGAATTCATTGAAGCTAACTgacaaataatttatattttgtcttccaataattttttttatatatataaattttaaaatatatattatgaatAAGAATAGGCATTTTAAAGGTGCCTCTGAAATTCAAGTGTTTCACGAggaaagaaaaattgaaaattaaaagaGTAAACTTATTATCATTAAATTGCTACATAGCCCACAAAGCTTGTTTGATATGAATGTCtgattttcagttttttttcttttgacaATGATAAAAGTATTTACataaaaaggaagaaagaaagcaATGGTCAGAGAAAGAAATAGTAACCAAATATATGCTTTTCTTAGACCTCAATTCAAGTTTTTCCGTTGCTATAATGGACACCATTGCTGTgtgcagcagtagtagcagcagcaccaccaccaccacgctTCACATTTTGAGCGTTTAAGCCGCCCCATATCCGGATTGTGCGGTCATCACTAGCCGAGGCTAACATGTGAGGATTTACAGGATTCCAACTTACACAGTTAACAGCTCCAGAATGGCCAGGTAATGCCTCTATGAGCTCTCTTGTTACTCTGTGCCAGATATAAACCTGCAAGAACAATCTATTAGCATGTGGCCAAACAATCTTTAATGCCAAAGTTTTGCATTGTGTTATTGTCTATGTGATTTAAGAAAGTAGTTAACATGGATGATCTGATTCTGCTGCAGCTAGAAAAAGTTTCTGCTCTCAAAGAAAAGGGTTACAGAAAGTGTAATAGCCAAGGTGCCTATAATACTTGACACCATGCATAAGAAAATGCATGCAAACGAGTTGATTCATAGGTGAAATGGTTTGCCTCAGGCTCAAAAGGACAAATATATATAAGTAAGAAATTTGAACACAGAAAGATGAGGAAAACCAATTAACTACCTGTGAATCCTCACTACCACTAGCAATAAAAGCTTGCTCGATTCCACCGAAACAAGACCTAATAATAAACCGACTGCGTTTATGACCTGTATACTTGGCAACAAGCTTTACATCTCCTTGTATGTTCCAAAGATGGATTTCTTGGTTCAGAAGATTAACCAACAAATGTTTATTGTCCTTCGATAATGAAAACGAGGTTATAGTTTGATCTTCTTCAATCCATCTCTCAACTTTAGCCTCCCTGTCAAGAAGTAGTATTTCATTTTCTTTACTAATACTAATAACCTGCTTCCCATCACTTGTTATTTCCAGATCAGAGATCCTTAGAGTTCTTTGCCCTTTCCAACACTCCAGTTCCTTCCCATCTAATCCCCACATGCAGATACTCTTGTCATTGACACCAGAGAATATCCATTTTCCATCTGGAAACCATCCACAAGACACTAGGCCAAGACCAGGTTTTTCATAAACATGGAGGCATTCACCAGAAGCAACATCCCAACGCCTGACAGCTTCCTCCACACCACACGTGAGCAGCTGACAGTTATCGGGGCTCCATGAAACCGAGGACACAGGTTTCTGGTGACCGGACAATTTATGCTTTAATGAAAGTCCACCATTCACATCAACCTAAAAAGAAACATAAAGGTCTGAACTTAATCCATAAGTAGATATTTAAGCTTCCAaatcagatatatatatataatgtatcaTATAAGAATTACTTAAACACTGAGGGAAGGTAAAGTTAATGACAAGAGATACATCACTATTAGCAAATAATAGAGATACATTCACGGAATCACAAACCATTAGCAAATAAAACATTCACGGAATCGAAATTAGCATAAATCCTATTATGAGagaggaaaaaggaaaaaaaacattaaaggatcttaccattctctctctctctctctcaaagatGCCATTCTTTCAAGCAATAGTTCTTCATTTTCCTCACTTTATGAACATTCATATAATATTTGTTCCGAGTAGTCAAATACAATGATACATACACTCAAAGTTCTTATCAAtaacaaagaagaaaaaacaacaCTAGAAGGCAAGAGGAAGTTGATTGCAAAAAGTTTTATACTGACTCTTTACCTCCCAAATGATAGCAGATCGATCATTCGATGATGAGGCTAAGTATTTCCCATTATGCGAAAATTGTAGAAACCACACTTCATCACTGTGTGCTTGTAATATCTGTTTCAACGCAAGCAGCATAAGATATCTGAACCGACTATTCCAGTGATATTTAAAACCAAATTCCAATCTTAATAAATGGAAGAATGCGTGAGATAATTAAACTCTGAATAATAAGAATAATTGAAATGAAACAAATTAATGAGTAGCAGAAACATGATAAAGTATCTCAAAACCATTGCaccaaaaagagaagaaaagggaTCAAATAAAGAATGATTAAATGGAAATCAACAGAGAGAGGGGGAGGAAAAGCAGGTCAACTAAGATCATACAGTTAACTTTTTAAGTGCAACATTGTCAAATCTCAAATCTTATTTGGTCCTAATACTGATAGTTCCCCGTTTAGAAATTCCAGACAACATTAACAAACACTACATATTTGTAGGTGCAAAGATAACAATAAAAAATCAGTAAACTTTTCTAACCTGTAGAGTTCGAGAAGGAATTTGATCGATCCCACACCTATGATCAGTATACAACGACATTTGTTCATTCACTGAATTGTGAAAAAAGCAAGCATCTTTTTGCAAAACAAGAGCCTGTTCAACAAGATGTTCCAATCGCCTTTCAGGTATCATAATTGTTGGGGGAAGCAGTTCCTGCAATTCTTCTAGAAGCTTTGTTCGAGACTTGAGCCTAACATTATCTTGAGCATGAGAACCTGAAAATGAAGGAGCAACTAAGCACGAAGAAAGCTCATGAACTCTACGGCCATTAGTGCAAAGAGGTGCAATCTCAGTCCTCAATGTCCTCAATGCATCCATGAATTTGTCCTCCTCCAAAAGTTCAAAAAACTTTTGCTCCAGAATCAGAAAGGAGGCTGATTTAATGATTCTTTCTTCCAGTTCACTAATTTTGTGCAATGTATTCACACTTCCATTCCAATTTCCATCAAGGACTTGCTGCATAAACAGATTTACAACAGCAGAATGCAAAGATATTCCAGACTCTTCCTCTAAGTGAGCACCACTTTTCTTGTAACCAAGAGAATATAAGGCCTTGGCTATTATCCGGACAAATTCCACCCTCTTAATGACACCTTTGGAACCAACAACCTCATCGTCCCCTGCAGATGGTAGGGGCCGAGCCATCATGTCTCTTGAAGAGCCAGCTATGGGGTCTATAAGAGATGTGCCGTTGGAAAGACTTCTCCGTTCTCCAAAGGATAATTTCACGCGTTTTGTCGCTGGTTCTTCATCCTCTACACCTCCCATGAAATGCGCCCCTCAGCCCATATATTACTAAATGGGTAGAAACAGGAAGAGTGGAAGGATGATATTTCAGAAATGGCTATGAAATCAGAACAGAAAGACACCctgaaaaaaataatagaatGGAATGATCATAAAGTTCCCAGTTTTCTAGAGAGGCCAACGAAGAGGTAGCTTGAACAGTAACCAACACTTTCTGATCTTCGTTCACAAGCAAAATCATATATAAATGAAAACTTGATTTGGTTATCTAAAACAACAGACATAAAGACAACAAACATTCCAGCATGAACAAATTGTGGAAGAAAAAACTCGAGTGCGTGCCAAGACAGAACTCATAAGCATTAACTCATGCAATTCACAAACTCTTTAAGAGAAGTTGCAATCAAAAACAAGTATAGACAGGCTACTCAAGTCAAACAACAAACTTGGGTGCGATTTCAGCACATCATATTCCTAATTCTGGAGTCAACTAAACCTATCCCACAAAAACCTATTCAGATTCCAAATCATGAGAAACAATTACTACTTAGATGAATGATCTGCACTCTATGAAGCATAATGTACATCATCAGTACATGAATTAACAAGCAATTTACACATGAAACCTAAGAAACTTACACAATTCATTAACATTAGTGACAATCAACATTAACAGCTATGCCACATAAGGGTAAATATACCAACACACATATACATATTAAATCATAGAGAGGAAGCAACAAagataaattatttttaataacaATAGTACACAAtcctaaacaaacaattaactAAAACCCACATCagaaacaaacaataaataaagaATCCAGCTAATCAAGCAATTAAAAACCAATAATTTAGCATAAAAcagacaaaaaaaaaatccaatcaGAACATTAAATCTGGAGTAAAAATCTATGTTAAGTTGCAAGAACACATAAAAAGGTACTTTAAAATGAAAAGAAAACGGAAACCCCAAAATTATAATGTGTTCAGCAAAAAGTAAAGCAAATcaaacaaataaagaaaataatcaaATCAACCCATTTTTCAGTAGttgcaataaaataaataaaataaaatgataccCAGAAAGCGATTGTGTTTTGGGAAACGAGTCCGATCAAAAGGCAAGAAGAACTCCAAGAACAAAAAAGATGGAGAATCGAACAATCAACAATGGTCAAGATGAACAAAAGGATTTGGACCAAGAGGTAAGGGCTTTATTGTGGGCACATGGGAAGTAATAAAGGTGAGCAGACACCAGATTAGATgattaaaaaaaaagtgaaaaaattaaggaaatgaaaaataattatttataaataataataataataataataataatatggtatagGAGTCCTACTATATAATCAATTAGTATCCAAAGGAATGAAGAAGAGCATTTGGAATACCTTTGTGGGTAGAACAGCACAACACAACTAAGTGAGTTCTCTTTGCGTGGAGGAAACCAACTCAGTGTGGGGTTATGTAGATTGTTGAGGGAGGAGGAGATGTTCAGATGggtttctctctctatctcttctATTTCTCTGTGATTTCTTGTAATTGGGCTTTCAGTTGGGCTGGGCTTTTTTTAATCTTCGGGCCTTTAGATCTTATTGGGCTGTAGGCTCTTTCGTTCCAAGCCCAACCCAAGTCACAAGCGGGTCGGATGACATCACATCAGAAATagtcaaaaagagcttgaaattTAGGATATGCTTTGTAAGGGAATTATTCTTTCCCTTACAAGAAGGATGACTATCAATCGAAAGCTTTTTTTACCATAAGATGCTTTATTCTCCAAATACCCGTTGCTACCAATTGCCACTTTTCTTTTCTCAAGTAGATATgacttaagaaaataaaaagttaatttgagaaaataattttttttcaagataagAATATTGGACATAGGGATGGAAAGAGGGTGGGAAATTGGCTCATACCCCATCTCCACTAATAATTTTAATCTCGTTCCCTTTCACATTCCCACATATTTCCGATTAGAGCGGGACGGGGCGAGTAATTCTCATTGAGGTGGGGAATCCTTACAaatacttatttatttaaaagaaaataaattagctaaaattaatttatattacaTCATATTAATCagtcaaaatatttaatattgtccaaaataaaattaaaatcttTTAAAAATTACTAATATGCTATAGAATTACATAAAgaaacatacaaaataaataaaaaagataaaTGGGCCTCCAGGGCAAGGAGTGCTATCACATTCCTGCCTTATTTAACAATTATGGATAAAAAATGACGTTCCTGCTCCGTTCTTTATTTAGGCAAAGAATCTCCACCCTATTAAAAGCGAATCACGCCGTTTTCCTATAGGGAAAATTTTCatccttaattaaaaatataaaatttaaatataatttatcaaATACATAATTATATTCATCGGGATAGATGTAATTATCACATCAATTAATTAATCATACAATATCTTCTActtgtatatatttttattttcacaTCTTTCTCAACAAGAAAGGCATGTGGGGTATGGTACAATCGACTTGGGTAGCAAGTTTTAGGTCCTTCGATGGATTAAATATACTTACAAACAAACAAGAAGGTATTCTCGATCATAAA
It encodes the following:
- the LOC133817250 gene encoding WD repeat-containing protein 26 homolog — protein: MGGVEDEEPATKRVKLSFGERRSLSNGTSLIDPIAGSSRDMMARPLPSAGDDEVVGSKGVIKRVEFVRIIAKALYSLGYKKSGAHLEEESGISLHSAVVNLFMQQVLDGNWNGSVNTLHKISELEERIIKSASFLILEQKFFELLEEDKFMDALRTLRTEIAPLCTNGRRVHELSSCLVAPSFSGSHAQDNVRLKSRTKLLEELQELLPPTIMIPERRLEHLVEQALVLQKDACFFHNSVNEQMSLYTDHRCGIDQIPSRTLQILQAHSDEVWFLQFSHNGKYLASSSNDRSAIIWEVDVNGGLSLKHKLSGHQKPVSSVSWSPDNCQLLTCGVEEAVRRWDVASGECLHVYEKPGLGLVSCGWFPDGKWIFSGVNDKSICMWGLDGKELECWKGQRTLRISDLEITSDGKQVISISKENEILLLDREAKVERWIEEDQTITSFSLSKDNKHLLVNLLNQEIHLWNIQGDVKLVAKYTGHKRSRFIIRSCFGGIEQAFIASGSEDSQVYIWHRVTRELIEALPGHSGAVNCVSWNPVNPHMLASASDDRTIRIWGGLNAQNVKRGGGGAAATTAAHSNGVHYSNGKT